A stretch of the Lolium perenne isolate Kyuss_39 chromosome 3, Kyuss_2.0, whole genome shotgun sequence genome encodes the following:
- the LOC127345049 gene encoding vacuolar iron transporter homolog 5 encodes MAVNDTKLADAENPTAAMKCDSADDVDLAGRANWLRAAVLGANDGLVSTASLMLGVSAVKHDVRAMVVSGFAGLLAGACSMAIGEYVSVCSQRDVELAQLEHDGRRGGDEERDLPSPVQAAAASALAFSVGALLPLLAAGFIVGYRMRVAVVVAVATMALAAFGCVGAVLGRAPMARSCARVMVGGLAAMGVTFGLMRLFRASGI; translated from the coding sequence ATGGCCGTGAACGACACCAAGCTGGCCGACGCGGAGAACCCGACGGCGGCGATGAAGTGCGACTCGGCCGACGACGTGGACTTGGCGGGGCGCGCCAACTGGCTGCGGGCAGCGGTGCTGGGCGCAAACGACGGCCTAGTCTCCACGGCCTCGCTCATGCTCGGCGTGAGCGCGGTAAAGCACGACGTGCGCGCCATGGTGGTGTCGGGGTTCGCGGGCCTGCTGGCGGGGGCGTGCAGCATGGCCATCGGGGAGTACGTCTCGGTGTGCTCCCAGCGGGACGTGGAGCTCGCGCAGCTGGAGCACGACGGCAGGCGGGGCGGCGACGAGGAGCGGGACCTGCCGAGCCCCGTCCAGGCCGCGGCGGCGTCCGCCCTGGCGTTCTCTGTCGGCGCCTTGCTGCCGCTGCTCGCGGCGGGGTTCATCGTCGGGTACAGGATGAGGGTGGCCGTGGTGGTGGCCGTGGCGACCATGGCGCTGGCCGCGTTCGGGTGCGTCGGGGCCGTGCTGGGACGGGCGCCGATGGCGAGGTCGTGCGCCAGGGTGATGGTGGGCGGGCTCGCCGCCATGGGTGTCACCTTCGGCCTCATGCGGCTCTTCCGCGCCAGCGGCATATGA